A single Chanos chanos chromosome 8, fChaCha1.1, whole genome shotgun sequence DNA region contains:
- the LOC115819369 gene encoding trace amine-associated receptor 13c-like, with the protein MNLENVNQTENCFSICSEKTTVSTTVHVLLYISAVAVVLLTVLGNLLVIISVCHFKRLHTPNNILILSLAVSDLLVGLISMPLHFIWKIESCWFFGFIFCHIYNFFSFHVTSVSAHNVALIAIDRYFALSHPLRYSKEVSKSVMYIVVLFNWVFSLFYNFALLYSNGNFTDLTMCPGECFLVQDEVWSLVDVLIVFVFPCAVIIILYVGIFFIARKHINSIRKLDIQRNGVDGKHAKDSVTSERKAAKVLGILVCVFLACLIPYYVCIFVSNTIGGEFFYNVINNVLIFFYLNSCINPIIYALFYPCFQKSIKLILTCQIFNMNSSLINVLG; encoded by the coding sequence ATGAATCTTGAGAATGTTAACCAAACAGAGAATTGTTTTTCAATATGCTCTGAGAAAACTACAGTTTCTACTACAGTGCATGTTTTATTGTATATTTCTGCAGTAGCTGTGGTTCTGCTTACAGTGCTTGGAAATCTACTTGtaatcatctctgtgtgtcacttCAAGAGGCTTCACACACCAAATAAtatcctcatcctctctctggctgtgtctgATCTTCTTGTGGGACTAATTTCAATGCCATTACACTTTATTTGGAAGATTGAATCATGCTGGTTTTTTGGATTCATATTCTGTCATATATacaattttttctctttccatgtAACCAGTGTATCTGCGCATAATGTTGCTCTAATCGCTATAGATCGTTATTTTGCATTAAGTCACCCTTTACGTTATTCAAAAGAAGTTTCAAAAAGTGTTATGTACATTGTAGTTTTGTTTAACTGGGTGTTTTCACTCTTCTACAACTTTGCCTTACTGTACTCCAATGGAAACTTCACAGATTTAACAATGTGTCCTGGAGAATGCTTTCTTGTCCAAGATGAGGTATGGTCCCTCGTTGATGTactgattgtgtttgtttttccatgtgcAGTGATAATTATCTTATACGTGGgcatttttttcattgctagaaaacacattaacagcATTAGAAAACTCGACATTCAGAGAAATGGAGTGGATGGTAAGCATGCTAAAGATTCTGTGACATCTGAGAGAAAAGCTGCTAAAGTACTTGGAATATTAGTGTGTGTCTTTCTGGCATGCTTAATACCATATTATGTCTGCATTTTTGTTAGCAATACTATAGGAGGTGAATTCTTTTATAATGTTATAAATAATgtcttgattttcttttatCTCAATTCATGCATCAACCCAATAATCTATGCTTTGTTTTACCCATGTTTTCAGAAAAGTATCAAACTCATTTTGACATGTCAAATATTTAACATGAACTCCTCTCTCATTAATGTGCTTGGATAA
- the LOC115819370 gene encoding trace amine-associated receptor 13c-like translates to MAFKNPENVNLTENCLTLCSEKTVSTTVHVLLYVSAVAVVLLTVSGNLFVIISVCHFKQLHTPNNILILSLAVSDLLVGIILMPLHFIVMIESCWIFGLILCHVYNFFSFHLPCVSIHCVALIAADRYSALNNPFFYSQEVSLSVICVVVLFNWMFSASYNFALLYFNGNFTDLTMCPGECLFAQSEIWSLVDLVIVFIFPCAVIIILYTGVFFIARRHINAIRGLVNLRTKGEVKTVKHSAASERKAAKVLGILVFVFLMCLIPYYICTFIGDTVDTKLFYDLMNYASIVLYLNSFINPIIYALFYPCFQRSIKLILTCKIFQGHSSFINVIGSSETTGAEAKVPAPAAAKDVDDSGPSVLAPAGAEAVPGWESRSPKSPQWHTATSVQQRWLVVEEVRRQDEAERHAKVISMAKQGQWTNWKSLEKRKLSWHDIWEMEGSRLRFVIRATYHLLPIPQNLKQWLGEDPACSPLSSIRITKAHFNGMHHESHPRLLHLAT, encoded by the exons ATGGCATTCAAGAACCCTGAGAATGTTAACCTAACTGAGAATTGCCTCACATTATGCTCTGAGAAAACAGTTTCTACTACAGTGCatgttttattgtatgtttcTGCAGTAGCTGTGGTTCTGCTTACAGTAAGTGGAAATCTATTtgtcatcatctctgtgtgtcacttCAAGCAGCTACACACACCAAATAAtatcctcatcctctctctggctgtgtcaGATCTTCTTGTGGGAATAATTCTGATGCCATTACATTTTATTGTGATGATTGAATCGTGCTGGATTTTTGGACTGATACTCTGTCATGTAtataattttttctctttccatttacCTTGTGTGTCTATACACTGTGTTGCTCTAATTGCTGCAGATCGTTACTCTGCACTGAATAATCCCTTTTTCTATTCTCAGGaagtctcactgtctgttataTGTGTTGTAGTTTTGTTTAACTGGATGTTTTCAGCTTCTTATAACTTTGctcttctttattttaatgGAAACTTCACAGATTTGACAATGTGCCCTGGAGAATGCCTTTTTGCTCAAAGTGAAATATGGTCCCTAGTGGATCTAGTGATCGTGTTCATCTTTCCATGTGCTGTGATAATAATTTTATACACAggtgtttttttcattgctaGGAGACACATTAATGCCATTAGGGGACTTGTTAATCTAAGAACAAAAGGAGAGGTTAAGACTGTAAAACATTCTGCGGCATCTGAGAGAAAAGCTGCGAAAGTCCTTGGCATACtagtgtttgtctttctgatgTGCTTAATACCATATTATATTTGTACTTTCATTGGTGATACTGTAGACACAAAATTGTTTTATGATCTAATGAATTATGCCTCAATTGTCCTTTATCTAAATTCATTCATCAACCCAATAATCTATGCTTTGTTTTACCCGTGTTTTCAAAGAAGTATAAAATTAATAttaacatgtaaaatatttcaaGGACACTCCTCTTTCATAAACGTAATTGGAT CCTCTGAAACCACTGGTGCCGAGGCAAAAGTTCCAGCTCCTGCTGCTGCAAAGGATGTGGATGACTCTGGACCTTCTGTTCTGGCTCCTGCTGGTGCTGAGGCCGTCCCT GGATGGGAGAGTCGGTCTCCAAAATCTCCTCAGTGGCACACGGCAACATCAGTGCAGCAGCGATGGCTCGTTGTGGAGGAGGTGAGAAGACAGGACGAGGCAGAGCGACATGCCAAGGTAATTTCAATGGCCAAGCAGGGCCAATGGACTAACTGGAAGAGCCTTGAAAAAAGGAAACTCAGCTGGCATGACATCTGGGAGATGGAGGGATCACGGCTGAGGTTTGTCATCAGAGCCACTTATCACCTCCTACCCATACCCCAGAACCTGAAGCAGTGGTTGGGAGAAGACCCTGCTTGCTCACCTTTGTCAAGCATCCGCATCACTAAGGCACATTTTAATGGGATGCACCACGAGTCTCACCCGAGGCTGTTACATTTGGCGACATAA